A genomic segment from Desulfonatronum lacustre DSM 10312 encodes:
- a CDS encoding response regulator: MQKSTPSSPSSPAMSRSSAQPTKPSVSMPTVPSGGAPGSLLPAYVIATSSDVNYEHDRENLRKIGLVMSCRLTSAGAVLDFIRHNSIQTIILDSSVSGCPLHELIFQIRKYLRGTPLNMIVISDVSDEGFVIDAITAGCTGFIIRPYTLETLIRHAKVKPEADAIQVSEELLSQGQESLAKGDYDAAIQEFEEIVAGNTNDENDEARKYFDMGMQYLLDRKFGKAIVAFNNALRLNNLFIKAYEGLAEAYRGREDMKNYQIYLQKAADEYARLDQFAEVKRIFAKITKYDIHAPNAYNTLGIELRHKRMYVEAVHAYINALKLSPKDENIYYNLAKAQMFAKRFDDALLSIRKCLQLNKDHSEAQDLYRLFTKVEWNDDKNAPVAADNKTLDKIAND; encoded by the coding sequence ATGCAAAAGTCCACCCCGTCCTCACCTTCCTCTCCGGCCATGAGCAGATCGTCGGCTCAGCCGACCAAGCCGTCGGTTTCGATGCCCACGGTTCCGTCCGGCGGCGCGCCTGGAAGCCTGCTGCCCGCATACGTCATCGCCACGTCCAGTGACGTAAATTATGAGCATGATCGGGAAAACTTGCGTAAGATCGGGCTGGTTATGAGCTGTCGGCTGACCTCGGCAGGAGCGGTTCTGGACTTCATCCGGCACAACTCCATTCAGACAATCATCCTCGATTCTTCGGTCTCCGGCTGTCCTCTGCACGAGTTGATCTTTCAGATTCGGAAATACCTGCGCGGCACCCCTCTGAACATGATCGTCATTTCGGATGTTTCCGACGAAGGTTTCGTCATCGACGCCATCACGGCAGGGTGTACGGGTTTCATCATCCGTCCTTATACGCTGGAGACGCTCATACGCCATGCCAAAGTCAAGCCGGAGGCAGACGCTATCCAGGTGAGCGAAGAGCTGTTGTCGCAAGGCCAGGAAAGCCTTGCGAAGGGCGACTACGATGCGGCCATCCAGGAATTCGAGGAGATCGTCGCCGGAAACACCAACGACGAGAACGATGAAGCCCGGAAGTATTTCGACATGGGCATGCAGTATCTGCTGGATCGCAAGTTCGGCAAGGCTATTGTCGCCTTCAACAATGCTCTCCGATTAAACAATTTGTTTATCAAGGCGTACGAAGGTCTTGCCGAAGCGTATCGTGGTCGGGAGGACATGAAGAATTATCAGATCTATCTGCAAAAAGCCGCTGATGAATACGCCCGCCTGGATCAGTTCGCCGAGGTCAAACGTATTTTCGCCAAGATCACCAAGTACGACATTCACGCCCCCAACGCCTACAACACCCTGGGTATTGAACTGCGTCACAAGAGAATGTACGTCGAGGCGGTTCATGCCTATATCAACGCTCTCAAGTTATCTCCGAAAGACGAGAACATCTATTACAATCTGGCCAAGGCCCAAATGTTCGCGAAGCGGTTTGATGACGCCTTGCTCAGTATTCGCAAATGTTTACAGTTGAATAAAGACCATTCCGAGGCCCAGGACTTGTATCGGCTCTTCACCAAGGTGGAATGGAACGACGACAAAAACGCTCCAGTGGCGGCTGATAACAAAACACTCGATAAAATCGCGAACGACTGA
- a CDS encoding TIGR04282 family arsenosugar biosynthesis glycosyltransferase, whose protein sequence is MNLSTAALSDCVVVMIKHPQPGRVKTRLVATLGAENAAALYRCFVQDVLRTVDALEGRVLLSIAPWDMRADFAAWLGSERWFQPQVGPDLGARMDDAFFRAFEAGHDRVVLIGSDLPDLPGSLLVEAFRILDRREVVLGPARDGGFYLLGWARRAFRPGLFTTVPWSTPRVLAECRAALLRSGLEPRLLGPWSDVDDEAGLRQLVQRNLLPHDAATRICLASRDARAILFSNHGRSGSVSKSKSKS, encoded by the coding sequence ATGAACCTTTCAACAGCCGCCCTTTCGGACTGCGTGGTCGTGATGATCAAGCATCCGCAACCCGGGCGGGTGAAGACCCGCTTGGTCGCGACATTGGGAGCGGAGAACGCCGCTGCCTTGTATCGGTGCTTTGTCCAGGACGTCTTGCGTACCGTGGACGCCTTGGAGGGACGCGTTCTGCTGAGCATTGCCCCCTGGGACATGCGGGCGGATTTCGCGGCGTGGCTGGGAAGTGAGCGCTGGTTCCAGCCCCAGGTCGGACCTGACCTCGGCGCGAGAATGGACGACGCTTTTTTCCGGGCCTTCGAGGCGGGACACGACCGGGTGGTGCTCATCGGAAGCGACCTGCCGGATTTGCCCGGAAGCCTGCTGGTCGAGGCGTTCCGGATTTTGGACCGCCGTGAGGTCGTCCTCGGCCCGGCCCGGGACGGCGGTTTTTATCTGCTCGGGTGGGCTCGGCGGGCTTTTCGACCCGGCCTGTTCACCACCGTCCCCTGGAGTACGCCGAGGGTTCTTGCCGAGTGCCGGGCGGCCCTGCTTCGAAGCGGCCTGGAGCCGCGTCTTTTGGGACCCTGGTCCGATGTGGACGATGAAGCGGGTCTGCGGCAACTCGTCCAGCGAAATCTGCTGCCCCACGACGCGGCCACTCGAATATGTTTGGCGTCGAGGGACGCCAGGGCAATTTTGTTTTCGAACCACGGGCGCTCTGGATCGGTATCGAAATCGAAATCGAAATCTTGA